One Narcine bancroftii isolate sNarBan1 chromosome 3, sNarBan1.hap1, whole genome shotgun sequence DNA window includes the following coding sequences:
- the rgp1 gene encoding RAB6A-GEF complex partner protein 2 isoform X3, protein MFTRTLSVFEGERGKCILGTPPKILFCDLRLDPGESKSYSYCETVPVDGPPSFRGQSVKYAYKLTVGCQRVNSPIKLLRVPFRVFVVYGLENYQFPPDEAVAPTNPFLEEDDNIKKDNRLVDLATEMLMSSTSRRSLHLYNITNVRGKVGKFCIFKTIYKIGEDVLGTFDFSEGNIPCLQFSVSLQTEEHIQEDYQRKPGQPVSLGTHARHQESCLHTAKTHFILPVPLSAPPSFMTTVVSLKWRLHFEFVTAREPVEPPTVLENQSEIITWTGAGKIDVDTFSWDLPIKVLPNNPVLASYVSQLTSFNSIII, encoded by the exons atgTTCACCAGGACGTTGTCTGTTTTTGAAG GAGAACGAGGAAAATGTATTCTAGGCACTCCACCCAAGATACTATTCTGTGACTTACGACTTGATCCTGGTGAATCAAAGTCTT ATTCGTACTGTGAAACTGTGCCTGTTGATGGCCCACCATCGTTCCGTGGGCAGTCAGTAAAATATGCTTATAAATTGACAGTTGGCTGTCAAAGGGTCAATTCTCCAATCAAACTTCTCCGGGTTCCTTTTCGGGTTTTTGTTGTCTATG GATTGGAAAATTATCAATTTCCTCCAGATGAGGCTGTGGCACCCACAAATCCATTTTTAGAAGAAGATGacaatattaaaaaagataatagattAGTAGATCTGGCAACTGAAATGTTGATGAGCAGCACATCTCGGCGCAGTCTTC ATTTGTACAATATTACTAATGTCAGGGGAAAAGTTGGAAAGTTTTGCATTTTCAAAACCATCTATAAAATTGGAGAGGATGTATTGGGCACATTCGATTTCTCTGAAGGAAATATTCCATGTTTGCAG TTCTCAGTATCTTTGCAAACTGAAGAGCATATACAAGAGGACTATCAAAGAAAGCCAGGGCAACCCGTTTCGCTAGGTACACATGCTCGGCACCAGGAATCATGTTTGCATACTGCTAAaactcatttcattttaccagttcCACTTAGTGCCCCACCTAGCTTTATGACAACTGTAG TGTCCTTAAAGTGGCGTTTACACTTTGAGTTTGTTACTGCTCGTGAGCCAGTGGAACCGCCTACTGTTCTTGAGAACCAGTCGGAGATAATTACTTGGACTGGGGCAGGGAAGATAGACGTGGACACCTTCAGCTGGGATCTGCCCATAAAAGTGCTTCCAAATAATCCAGTACTCGCATCATATGTTTCACAATTAACGTCATTTAACTCCATTATTAtctga
- the rgp1 gene encoding RAB6A-GEF complex partner protein 2 isoform X1 encodes MIEVLAKLLRGPVFLTGEELECVITFTNPVTARSTSASSEMLAWASAQIHCQFHTSESRVALPASEDTKYDVQAENETVFVPNRGERGKCILGTPPKILFCDLRLDPGESKSYSYCETVPVDGPPSFRGQSVKYAYKLTVGCQRVNSPIKLLRVPFRVFVVYGLENYQFPPDEAVAPTNPFLEEDDNIKKDNRLVDLATEMLMSSTSRRSLHLYNITNVRGKVGKFCIFKTIYKIGEDVLGTFDFSEGNIPCLQFSVSLQTEEHIQEDYQRKPGQPVSLGTHARHQESCLHTAKTHFILPVPLSAPPSFMTTVVSLKWRLHFEFVTAREPVEPPTVLENQSEIITWTGAGKIDVDTFSWDLPIKVLPNNPVLASYVSQLTSFNSIII; translated from the exons ATGATCGAGGTGCTGGCGAAACTCCTTCGGGGTCCAGTGTTTTTGACGGGCGAAGAGTTGGAGTGCGTCATTACTTTCACCAACCCCGTTACCGCTCGCTCCACCTCGGCCAGCAG TGAGATGTTGGCATGGGCAAGTGCTCAGATACATTGTCAGTTTCATACCAGTGAGAGCCGCGTTGCACTTCCTGCATCTGAAGACACGAAATATGATGTGCAGGCAGAGAATGAAACAGTATTTGTTCCAAATAGAG GAGAACGAGGAAAATGTATTCTAGGCACTCCACCCAAGATACTATTCTGTGACTTACGACTTGATCCTGGTGAATCAAAGTCTT ATTCGTACTGTGAAACTGTGCCTGTTGATGGCCCACCATCGTTCCGTGGGCAGTCAGTAAAATATGCTTATAAATTGACAGTTGGCTGTCAAAGGGTCAATTCTCCAATCAAACTTCTCCGGGTTCCTTTTCGGGTTTTTGTTGTCTATG GATTGGAAAATTATCAATTTCCTCCAGATGAGGCTGTGGCACCCACAAATCCATTTTTAGAAGAAGATGacaatattaaaaaagataatagattAGTAGATCTGGCAACTGAAATGTTGATGAGCAGCACATCTCGGCGCAGTCTTC ATTTGTACAATATTACTAATGTCAGGGGAAAAGTTGGAAAGTTTTGCATTTTCAAAACCATCTATAAAATTGGAGAGGATGTATTGGGCACATTCGATTTCTCTGAAGGAAATATTCCATGTTTGCAG TTCTCAGTATCTTTGCAAACTGAAGAGCATATACAAGAGGACTATCAAAGAAAGCCAGGGCAACCCGTTTCGCTAGGTACACATGCTCGGCACCAGGAATCATGTTTGCATACTGCTAAaactcatttcattttaccagttcCACTTAGTGCCCCACCTAGCTTTATGACAACTGTAG TGTCCTTAAAGTGGCGTTTACACTTTGAGTTTGTTACTGCTCGTGAGCCAGTGGAACCGCCTACTGTTCTTGAGAACCAGTCGGAGATAATTACTTGGACTGGGGCAGGGAAGATAGACGTGGACACCTTCAGCTGGGATCTGCCCATAAAAGTGCTTCCAAATAATCCAGTACTCGCATCATATGTTTCACAATTAACGTCATTTAACTCCATTATTAtctga
- the rgp1 gene encoding RAB6A-GEF complex partner protein 2 isoform X2 has translation MLAWASAQIHCQFHTSESRVALPASEDTKYDVQAENETVFVPNRGERGKCILGTPPKILFCDLRLDPGESKSYSYCETVPVDGPPSFRGQSVKYAYKLTVGCQRVNSPIKLLRVPFRVFVVYGLENYQFPPDEAVAPTNPFLEEDDNIKKDNRLVDLATEMLMSSTSRRSLHLYNITNVRGKVGKFCIFKTIYKIGEDVLGTFDFSEGNIPCLQFSVSLQTEEHIQEDYQRKPGQPVSLGTHARHQESCLHTAKTHFILPVPLSAPPSFMTTVVSLKWRLHFEFVTAREPVEPPTVLENQSEIITWTGAGKIDVDTFSWDLPIKVLPNNPVLASYVSQLTSFNSIII, from the exons ATGTTGGCATGGGCAAGTGCTCAGATACATTGTCAGTTTCATACCAGTGAGAGCCGCGTTGCACTTCCTGCATCTGAAGACACGAAATATGATGTGCAGGCAGAGAATGAAACAGTATTTGTTCCAAATAGAG GAGAACGAGGAAAATGTATTCTAGGCACTCCACCCAAGATACTATTCTGTGACTTACGACTTGATCCTGGTGAATCAAAGTCTT ATTCGTACTGTGAAACTGTGCCTGTTGATGGCCCACCATCGTTCCGTGGGCAGTCAGTAAAATATGCTTATAAATTGACAGTTGGCTGTCAAAGGGTCAATTCTCCAATCAAACTTCTCCGGGTTCCTTTTCGGGTTTTTGTTGTCTATG GATTGGAAAATTATCAATTTCCTCCAGATGAGGCTGTGGCACCCACAAATCCATTTTTAGAAGAAGATGacaatattaaaaaagataatagattAGTAGATCTGGCAACTGAAATGTTGATGAGCAGCACATCTCGGCGCAGTCTTC ATTTGTACAATATTACTAATGTCAGGGGAAAAGTTGGAAAGTTTTGCATTTTCAAAACCATCTATAAAATTGGAGAGGATGTATTGGGCACATTCGATTTCTCTGAAGGAAATATTCCATGTTTGCAG TTCTCAGTATCTTTGCAAACTGAAGAGCATATACAAGAGGACTATCAAAGAAAGCCAGGGCAACCCGTTTCGCTAGGTACACATGCTCGGCACCAGGAATCATGTTTGCATACTGCTAAaactcatttcattttaccagttcCACTTAGTGCCCCACCTAGCTTTATGACAACTGTAG TGTCCTTAAAGTGGCGTTTACACTTTGAGTTTGTTACTGCTCGTGAGCCAGTGGAACCGCCTACTGTTCTTGAGAACCAGTCGGAGATAATTACTTGGACTGGGGCAGGGAAGATAGACGTGGACACCTTCAGCTGGGATCTGCCCATAAAAGTGCTTCCAAATAATCCAGTACTCGCATCATATGTTTCACAATTAACGTCATTTAACTCCATTATTAtctga